A stretch of the Rhizobium sullae genome encodes the following:
- a CDS encoding ArdC family protein has product MTTDRNRETPTDIYERVTSQIIAAIEAGADDYRMPWHHDGSAITTPVNVASSKAYRGVNILSLWAAAHAAGYPAGIWGTYRQWQALGAQVRKGGRGHLVVFWKTTDRDAADAQHGDEDRDEPARRLFARGYTVFNCAQVDGYTPPEMLVLPEAERIERAERFCDALGIDIRHGGSKAYYRPSTDHVQMPEFACFRDALAYYAVLLHECGHASGAKHRLGRDLSGRFGSSAYAMEECTVELLSAMICADLSLSVEPRPDHARYIASWLEVLRSDKRAIFTAASKAQQIADWMHAQQSEARRNEVRGAA; this is encoded by the coding sequence ATGACCACAGATCGCAACCGCGAGACCCCGACCGATATCTACGAGCGCGTCACCAGCCAGATCATCGCCGCCATCGAAGCCGGCGCCGACGACTACCGCATGCCCTGGCACCACGACGGATCGGCCATCACCACGCCCGTCAACGTCGCCTCAAGCAAGGCTTATCGCGGCGTCAACATCCTCTCGCTCTGGGCTGCGGCGCACGCGGCCGGCTATCCCGCCGGCATCTGGGGCACCTACCGCCAATGGCAGGCGCTCGGAGCCCAGGTTCGCAAGGGCGGACGCGGCCACCTTGTCGTGTTCTGGAAGACCACCGATCGTGACGCGGCGGATGCCCAACACGGCGACGAGGATCGAGACGAGCCCGCCCGGCGTCTGTTCGCCCGCGGCTACACCGTGTTCAACTGCGCCCAGGTCGACGGCTACACGCCGCCCGAGATGCTGGTGCTGCCCGAGGCCGAGCGGATCGAGCGGGCCGAACGGTTCTGCGACGCCCTTGGTATCGACATCCGTCACGGCGGATCAAAGGCCTACTACCGCCCATCTACCGATCACGTGCAGATGCCGGAGTTTGCCTGCTTCCGCGACGCGCTCGCGTACTACGCCGTGCTGCTCCATGAATGCGGCCACGCTTCCGGCGCCAAGCATCGCCTCGGCCGCGATCTTTCCGGACGGTTCGGTTCATCCGCCTACGCCATGGAGGAATGCACGGTCGAGCTCTTGAGCGCGATGATCTGCGCCGATCTAAGCCTCAGCGTCGAACCACGACCCGACCATGCCCGCTACATCGCCTCCTGGCTCGAGGTGCTGCGTTCCGACAAGCGGGCCATCTTCACCGCCGCGAGCAAGGCGCAGCAGATCGCCGACTGGATGCACGCGCAGCAGAGCGAAGCTCGGAGGAACGAGGTCCGGGGCGCCGCATAG
- a CDS encoding nucleoside phosphorylase, producing the protein MEEKIDDEHPSDAVWPILTGKDYLAPSVFRPEALLREARRQKRLPLVSIPAICVLDPDGDVVRHLNRKGVGRVHEGWACYHTELIIFEIDGIGEIGIVGCAVGASFAVLVAEQLFASGGNLLISVTSAGQIADIGPTPYFVLIDRALRDEGTSYHYLPPAAFAEAPDAGLLAHVERALSGLSGVTVHRGATWTTDAPYRETAIAIASARERGALAVEMEAAALYAFATAMNRSVICFAHVTNAMAQTEGDFEKGEAEGTTATLAVVAATARAWSGAAIAAEK; encoded by the coding sequence AAAATAGACGACGAACACCCCAGCGATGCGGTGTGGCCGATCCTGACCGGCAAAGACTACCTTGCTCCATCTGTATTCCGGCCGGAGGCTCTTTTACGCGAAGCGCGGCGCCAGAAGCGTCTACCGCTCGTCAGCATCCCCGCAATCTGCGTGCTCGACCCGGACGGCGATGTGGTGCGGCACCTCAACCGGAAGGGTGTGGGGCGGGTTCACGAGGGTTGGGCCTGTTATCACACCGAGCTAATAATCTTTGAGATCGACGGTATCGGCGAGATCGGGATCGTCGGGTGCGCGGTAGGGGCCTCCTTTGCCGTGCTCGTAGCCGAGCAGCTCTTCGCGTCCGGCGGTAACCTGCTGATCAGCGTCACGTCTGCCGGTCAGATAGCCGATATTGGGCCGACACCATACTTCGTCCTGATCGATCGTGCGCTGCGCGACGAAGGCACGAGCTACCATTATCTTCCGCCGGCGGCCTTCGCCGAAGCCCCCGACGCAGGGCTTCTCGCTCACGTCGAGAGGGCTCTGTCGGGGCTTTCTGGCGTCACTGTCCATCGCGGTGCGACCTGGACGACGGATGCGCCTTATCGCGAAACCGCGATTGCGATCGCGTCCGCACGGGAGCGGGGCGCACTCGCTGTGGAGATGGAGGCAGCCGCCCTGTATGCGTTTGCAACCGCGATGAACCGGTCGGTCATCTGCTTTGCGCATGTAACGAACGCCATGGCCCAGACTGAAGGCGACTTTGAAAAAGGCGAGGCGGAAGGAACCACGGCAACTCTTGCCGTCGTCGCGGCGACGGCACGGGCCTGGTCGGGCGCTGCCATCGCCGCCGAGAAATGA